A genomic stretch from Anabrus simplex isolate iqAnaSimp1 chromosome 2, ASM4041472v1, whole genome shotgun sequence includes:
- the LOC136862875 gene encoding uncharacterized protein isoform X1 — MPRQLYCLAWFSREVLPDFSSDCRGTSGVMRGIWLVALLAAACLPIGGDGSESENEPHSRQKRLLWVTNDGRLALPPGTALVITPSLTLPFVRYPPEGFLSNMSISLPFTIDFDKLGLTDNQNPYGVLPPILARSMGRMSGMLLADYIAKMLDRRRQSRAADPLPTPPPHANFHGGERALLYAIVEDFLANFGMDGRACLLRAICEVHGHSLHRFGLLGEIIKLFFTASKSPYADLLEEYVTAERAGQDHGECWRYYKDCPKSLFLATNENKYAMDTAAHEDDENEIYQEYGPPEKRTSKITLEPKDVSAKAM; from the exons GAGGAACCAGTGGAGTCATGCGTGGGATATGGCTGGTGGCGCTGTTAGCTGCAGCCTGTCTGCCTATTGGAGGTGATGGCAGTGAGTCGGAGAACGAACCGCACTCCCGGCAAAAGCGACTGCTGTGGGTGACCAACGATGGACGTCTTGCATTGCCACCGGGCACAGCGCTAGTCATCACACCGTCGCTGACTCTGCCGTTCGTGCGCTACCCGCCAGAGGGCTTCCTCTCCAACATGTCCATCAGCTTACCGTTCACGA TTGATTTCGACAAACTTGGCCTTACAGACAATCAGAATCCATACGGAGTTTTACCACCTATTTTGGCTCGCAGTATGGGCAGAATGTCCGGTATGCTTCTTGCAGATTACATCGCCAAGATGCTCGATCGGAGGCGACAGAGCCGTGCAGCTGATCCACTGCCAACACCACCACCACACGCTAACTTCCATGGCGGAGAGAG GGCTCTTCTTTACGCCATAGTTGAAGATTTCCTCGCCAATTTTGGGATGGACGGAAGGGCATGTCTTCTCAGAGCGATCTGTGAAGTACACGGACATTCGTTACACCGATTCGGATTGCTTGGGGAAATAATTAAACTCTTCTTCAC CGCAAGCAAGTCTCCGTATGCAGATTTGCTGGAAGAATACGTTACAGCTGAACGGGCTGGTCAAGACCATGGGGAATGTTGGCGGTACTACAAGGACTGCCCAAAATCACTATTCCTGGCGACGAACGAAAATAAATACGC AATGGATACAGCGGCTCATGAGGACGATGAAAACGAAATTTACCAGGAATATGGACCTCCAGAAAAAAGGACTTCAAAGATAACATTGGAGCCAAAAGACGTCTCTGCGAAAGCTATGTGA
- the LOC136862875 gene encoding uncharacterized protein isoform X2 produces the protein MRGIWLVALLAAACLPIGGDGSESENEPHSRQKRLLWVTNDGRLALPPGTALVITPSLTLPFVRYPPEGFLSNMSISLPFTIDFDKLGLTDNQNPYGVLPPILARSMGRMSGMLLADYIAKMLDRRRQSRAADPLPTPPPHANFHGGERALLYAIVEDFLANFGMDGRACLLRAICEVHGHSLHRFGLLGEIIKLFFTASKSPYADLLEEYVTAERAGQDHGECWRYYKDCPKSLFLATNENKYAMDTAAHEDDENEIYQEYGPPEKRTSKITLEPKDVSAKAM, from the exons ATGCGTGGGATATGGCTGGTGGCGCTGTTAGCTGCAGCCTGTCTGCCTATTGGAGGTGATGGCAGTGAGTCGGAGAACGAACCGCACTCCCGGCAAAAGCGACTGCTGTGGGTGACCAACGATGGACGTCTTGCATTGCCACCGGGCACAGCGCTAGTCATCACACCGTCGCTGACTCTGCCGTTCGTGCGCTACCCGCCAGAGGGCTTCCTCTCCAACATGTCCATCAGCTTACCGTTCACGA TTGATTTCGACAAACTTGGCCTTACAGACAATCAGAATCCATACGGAGTTTTACCACCTATTTTGGCTCGCAGTATGGGCAGAATGTCCGGTATGCTTCTTGCAGATTACATCGCCAAGATGCTCGATCGGAGGCGACAGAGCCGTGCAGCTGATCCACTGCCAACACCACCACCACACGCTAACTTCCATGGCGGAGAGAG GGCTCTTCTTTACGCCATAGTTGAAGATTTCCTCGCCAATTTTGGGATGGACGGAAGGGCATGTCTTCTCAGAGCGATCTGTGAAGTACACGGACATTCGTTACACCGATTCGGATTGCTTGGGGAAATAATTAAACTCTTCTTCAC CGCAAGCAAGTCTCCGTATGCAGATTTGCTGGAAGAATACGTTACAGCTGAACGGGCTGGTCAAGACCATGGGGAATGTTGGCGGTACTACAAGGACTGCCCAAAATCACTATTCCTGGCGACGAACGAAAATAAATACGC AATGGATACAGCGGCTCATGAGGACGATGAAAACGAAATTTACCAGGAATATGGACCTCCAGAAAAAAGGACTTCAAAGATAACATTGGAGCCAAAAGACGTCTCTGCGAAAGCTATGTGA